CTGGAAAACCACCCCCAGTTAACAAAGCTGGGATCATCTGGCCCCGGCAGAGAACGTGCCTCATGCTCTGGCTGTCTCAGAGACGCCTCTTGACCCTGATATCCACGTCTGGAGGGGTTTCCTGGGGACCACAGAACTGTGAGCCTGTGGACTagcagccaggagagccagGCTTGCTTGGCTGCTCCATAGCTGCATCCCTGGAGACTGGGAGTTAGCTGGGGAATGGAGAAAACTCTCTCTCAACCCAAATTGCAGGAAGGTTAAGGATGCAGAGACACTTTCAGTGGTGTCTCATGCACAGCATGAGGGCAAGTAAGGGAACAGGAACAAGCAGGGGGTGAGTGGTTTATGACCCATAGGATTAATGGGGCTTTCCTGGGTtactggggggatttggggtgaatctGAGTTTGGGGATAACAGTAGGGTGGCTGGTCATGAGTTCTGGGTGACCAGTCTCTATGGACAAGGATGGTTGAtggggcagagcagaggctggagAACACAGCATGGGGCTGGTGAGTGATTTGTCTTCTCCAGAAATGTGGCTCAGGGCTATGGGCAGCTGGGTTGGTCCAGATGAGCCCAGAGGTTGTTGTCCAATCTCAGCAATTGTGGGATTGAGGATGAGCTGGGGAaggatggagggagcagaggggtcTGGGGTCACAGGGACTGTGGGAGGACATGGGGGGGAGTGGGTGGGTTGGGGGGTCAATGCAGGAGTaacagggagggctggggcgAGGGGCTCTGGTGTCAATGACGGGGCTAAGGAAGGCAAGGGGGATGAGGGGTCCAGGGAGAGTCTGTTGGGGTTGGGAGGCAGCGAGTGGCTGaggagggggcagtgggggtGGGGAAGCCCTTAGCCAGAggggtgctggtgctggggacAGGAGCCATGTCCCCAAAGAAAGGTGACCTGGCCCTGGCCTGCCCAGTCCTGGGTGAGGCCAGGGGGGCCGCTGGGGGGCCGGGCCCATGTGCTGCCATCCCATaggagggggcagtgggggcTGCTGAATGTGCAGGTCCCGGGTGGCTATTCCTGGCAGTCCCGCCTGCGCAGGCAGATTGGTTTGCAGGGAGGTGACAAGTGCCAGCCAAAGCCTATAAAAGTCACCCAGCTCCTGTTCTGGCTCAGTGACCTGGTtcccccctcccagcacagccgtCCCGGAGCAGAGACCATCGGTCCAGAGTGGAGACACCTGGTCCTGAGCAGGGACCCCAACCTCGGAgtccagaccccaaatccagaGGAGAGATCTTTTGTCTGGAGcaggaaccccaaaacagaGCAGAGACCCCGGAGCAGAGATCTCAGAacatccccttccccagcccccaggCTTTGCAGCGATGACCGGCAAAACTGCACCTCCAGCCAAAAAACCGGCTCCAGCAGCGGCCAAGAAAAAGGCAGCGCCAGCCCCGAAGGAAGAAGCAGCCCCGAAGGAAGAAGCAACCCCAAAGGAAGAAGCAACcccaaagaaagaagcagccccagctgctgaaGAGTCCCCAGCCCCtgagcagcccccagcccccacagaTGAAGCCGCTCCCATCCCCACAGAAGCTGGAGCAGAAGCAACTCCAGCACCTGCAGAAGgttccccagctcccccagctgagcccccagcccccgAGCCTAAACCAGAGAAACCAAAGGAAGGTGAGTGGGGAACGCTGGAGTGGGGAGGGGAGATAAGCAAGGCTTGGAGGGGGCATGTGCAGGGGAGAAGGGGCGGAGGGATGAAGTCATCAAGGATATTTTTGCAgtgggaaagggctggggaTTAGGAGGATGGGTGGACTGAAGACAGACCTGGAGGTTGAGCAATTGCCCTCCAAGAGCCCTGGTACTTGAGCCCTGCCCTCACCACTGCGGGTTTGTTACAGAGCCACCCAGCTGCCCCTTGTCTTTGGCCGTGGAAGAAGTGAGTGAAAACTCATTCACGCTGACCTGGAAAGCCCCAGAGCAGACGGGCCGGGCAGGCCTGGATGGATACGTGGTGGAGATCTGCAAAGATGGAAGTAGGTTTGGTCTTTCCTGTCTGGCAAGCATGGAGAGATGGTGTGCggctgtggggtgggatggagctgggtGGAACCCAGCAGATCATTTCCTCCAGCGACAATTCCCTTTCTTTGCCCAAATGGATCCATTTAGAATGGTTATTTCTTATCCATGGAGAAACAGGGCATCCCACTGGCTTCAGACAGCAGTGATGTTTTTAgcaggggcttggagcaggctTAGTGTcactgctgtgtccagctcgAGTGTGGAGCAGAGACCAACACACCTTCAGGGCCTGGTCTCTGATGAACTCCAGATCTGCAGGGacctgggactgggatggaaatccaagaaaacaggaggaaaaattCAATTCTCCCATGTTTGCCCAAAATGAAGCATAGAAGGAATGGGGAtaaggaggatgaggaaggaaagggTCCTGGGCGTGTGTCAGCCAACTTGATGATGCCTGGAAAGAGGGTGGCTGTGGTGGATGGAGGTGGGCTGGGAGGTGGCAGCAATTGTCCAGCAATTGTCCATGGCTCTCCAGTTGCATTGTTGGGTGGTGGAATGGAGTGGGTGGATAAGATTCATGTTTTGGGCACTCTCTTGAAGCCCTGCTGGGCTTTGGGGTGAGAGTGAAGGGTCTGCATGGCTGGGGGGATCCACAAGaggaggctgggctggagtGGTTTGGGAGACGCAGGTGGCCTCAGGGAACTTGACCCTCGGCTGTTTAGCTTGTGGCACACACGATGGACACATTCCTGGCTGTGGGAGGCTTCCATCGCTGGGCTGGGGTGGAGAGGTTACCACAAGTGGGTGGGATGTGTGAGGAGGGCCTTGCATGGGCCAAGGAAGGATGCATCCATTCCTGGAGGGATCTGTCTGACAGCCACCCAAAGGGCTCAGTCTGGATGCTCTCCTGGCTTATTTTGGGTCTGCTGGAGTATGGGAGAACTCCAGGCCCTCAGTGATCATCTAGGGGCCACGGGACTGCTGTATTTGGGCTGGTACAAGACTCTGGTTGGCTAAAATATGGTGAGATTTGAGCGAGGGCTGATTAGAGCAATGCCAGTGGTGAAGGGAAAGAGGATCTGGTGGGATTTGGCTGCTCCAACGGCATTGACAGGAAAATCTTGGTCTGAAGGTGCACATGGGGGCTTGGCACACCCTGGCACATGTGGGTCACTCTCACGGCCCACATGGGACACCCAGTCCTTGGGGGACCAGGGCAGTTTATTTTCTGAGTGAGAAACACCTTGAGAGGTTTGGCACATGGCAAGGCCATGTtagctggggctgggggagggctgggctctgggttGAGTTTGAGACGACCCTTCCAAGCAGGAAGAACATTTGGAGAGGTCCATCCAGCTGGGGGCAGGTCCTGAGCAGACCTTGCCCAGTGTGGAGGACTTTGTGGGGGCCATGGTGAGCCCCAGTGTTGTCCCGGGGCCGTGAGAGGAGCAGAgtggctggcagggagctccaAGGATCTTTCCTTTCAGAAATGCACCTGGTCAGCAGGAACGTGTTCGCTGGCCCGATGCCTTTTCTTGCTTGCAAATGTCCTCACGCTCCAGAGCTGAGCTTCTGCCAGCACTTCATCCCCCACACTCCTTGGCAGGGGGGCCAACCTCCCCTCCAAGGTCCCTTTTTCTGCTGATGCCCCAAAAATCATTCCACCTTTCCGAGGAAGAGGTTCTTTGCCTCTGGATCTCACCCCCTGGGCCCTGATCCTGCTGCTCGGGGTGTGTCAGTCTGTCCGTGGCACATCCAAAGTGCTGTGTTGCGTCTGTTGCAGGTTCAGACTGGAAAGCTGTGAACCAGGAGCCTTTTCTTTCCACCCGCTACACAATCCCAAACCTCAGCTCTGGGGACAAGATCCATGTGAGGGTGGTGGCTGTCAGTGCCAGCGGAGCCAGCGTCCCGGCCGCTCTGGAGCAGCCAGTGCTCATCAGGGAGATCCTCCGTGAGTACGGCCCCTGAGGGCAGAATTCCTGGGTGGAATCCCCGGCCATCCCTGCAGCCTGAGCAGCCTCTCACGGTCCAGTCCAGCCTTTGACAGATGCTATTCTCAATGACTGTGTCAAATTCCCTCGGGACAAGCTTCCTGACCTCACCAGTCTTGCTGATGGTGAAGCTTTGGGGGTGAAGGACCCAAAGGGCAGAGCCACATTTTCCTGTTTCATGGCAGGAATCCAGAATCCGCCTCCCCCTgagctcctctcctccccttggCCGTGTCACATCCCAAATATGCCATGGCACACATTGGACAGCTTTGTTTATTTAGCTCAGGGAAGTCAAGAGCTGGTTGTCTGGAGCATGGGAACTTTAATCATGCTGAACTCGCTAATGAATGAGTTGCTCCCATGCTTAGCAGGACTCACATTCCTCCCGGGGTGCTGCCAATTTGCTGAGGCTGATGCAGGAGGGCAGGGCCAGCTTGCACTCAGCAAACAGCAAATACAGACTCATTTTGCCTTTAGAAGGAATTATTAATGCTCAAGTTTTCCTGTTATTCAACACATCAGATTTTTCAGCTGCTTAAAAATAGTAATACTAACAAAAGTTATTCCATGAACCACCAGCTTTTCATAGGAAAAGGCTTAGAGAATATCAGCCTGTGGAAAGGGTCTTGCAGGGTCTTCTCAGTGTGCTCGGAGGAGGTGGATGTGGCTTAGGGGTAGTGGCTGGGCCTGTTCACCTCTGACCTCAAAACCATCCCAACAAACCTCATAGAACTGGGAAAACTGGGGTGTGAGGGACTGACATGAGATGACAAATGCACAGCTCATGCTTCCCacaccccatccctgctgcctgaGCTTTGTCCCAGCCACATGTACAGGTGTAAAACCCAAGGAGCTCAGAGACCCACACACAACTTGATCTACtgggttttccttccttccccttcccctccttcccctccccttcccctcccttctccttctccttctccttctccttctccttctccttctccttctccttctccttctccttctccttctccttctccttctccttctccttctccttctcccttccccttgCCCCTCCCCTTACTCTTCCCCttgctcttccccttccccttccccttccccttccccttccccttccccttccccttccccttccccttccccttccccttcccctccccatctGTTGCCTCCTGGCCTTCACATTTTCTCCAGGCCTGCATTTTGCACATCTCACCAGTTCATTTATAGCACCCCAGGGGATTTTAAATAGCAGCAATCGGACAGCACGGAGCTTAACAACAGGTGGGATGAGTGGGCTTGGGAGGTGGAGAGGGACAAGGAGAAACCAGATGAAGGATCAGTATGGGAGTCACACTTTGcagggagcaggggcaggaaaGAGCCTTCCCACCATGGCACCGTGTCACCTGGGCCACCGACCTCAGCTCTGAGGAGCTGGGGAGAACACCCCTGAATTACCATTCCTCCCCCACGGTCAGGTTTCTCAGCCCTGCTGAGACTGATGAGCCCAAGTGGCAGCACTGGGGGATGGATCCCTGCAGAAATCGCAGCACGAGCAGGGCAGGGACCGTCTCAGCTGTCAGAGGGGCCTGGCCCTGTGCTCCCCAGCCCTCACAGCTGTTTGGCTCAGGCCCGGTTTATTCTGGCCGGGCCCCTCCCCAGGGTTAAGCTCGTGCACATTTAACCCGGGCACAGACTCCCAGCTCCTTTACGAGGGGCTCCAGAGGGATCCCTGGCTGGCACTGAGCCAGCAGAGCTACACGGCTTCCATTCGCCCGGGGAAGGGGACACGCTCCATGAGCACTCTCCAGTGGGGTTTTTGCTTGTCTTTGTTATGCTCCCTTGGGGACGTTTGCCTTTGTCATGAGCCTGGGGTTTCCACAGCTGTGGTGTGACCAGGCACCTCCTTTGTGTCTCAGTGGGCTGGAGTGCACAGGGAGGGTGGAGGTCCAGCCTTGTCCTTGCTGGAAGCTGGGCCTCTGGAAAGTTGGGGGGAGAGATATTTCCCAGCTGGGAGATGCTGTTCCCTGCCTTGTTACCATACAGGTTGTGCTGTGGCTCTTCTGGTTAAGCCCATGTTGTCTCTATGGGCTCCAGGGGGTGAATGATCCATCAGAATGCTGCCCTGGGTTGGTGACCTGGGATCTCGGGCATGGGCATCACTGTGGGGTACAGGCAATGGGATAGGctagcacagccctgcaggggaGCAGCACCGTCCAGGAGATGAGAGGGAGAAGGTGGCAGTGTTTGGGTGGATTTTCTTGGTGGCCAAGCAGGGGTGGGTATCAAGGGGGGTCTGCAAGCTGGGGAATGGGAGTTCCTTCTCTCACAATGTGAATTCCTGGTCCCCAGAGCTCCCGAGGATCCGCATGCCTCGGCACCTGCGGGAGACTTACATCAGGCACGTGGGGGATGCTGTGAACATCATGATCCCCTTTCAGGTAGGTGGGTGATTTGGGCTTTAGTCCCTTGGGCATTTCACTCCAGGTTGCTCCTGCAGGTTAGCTCGTGGGTCCAACTGTGCTCTGACTTGGCCTGGTCCCTGTGTCTTGTGGGCCAAGGGCAGGTGATGGGGTGGGAATGTCTCTCCTTTTCCTGCCCagaccccatttttcccctgctacATCTTTATTGATGATGCTGCAATGGGACAACCCCAAACACATCAGGGCATGAGCTGGCTGTTGCTGCTGTCTCAGCCAGGAAGTCCAGTTCAGCTCATGCTCCTGGCCAGGATCTGGCCACATCCCTTGAgaccccacagcacagcactggggtTCCTTGAGGGGACCAGCTGCCTTTGGAGCAGGGCAGCCTCAGGGCTGTGATGGGGGAGCAGTGCTGACACTGGTGGGTTAGGCTGGAGGTCATCTCCTCAGCTGAACTCTCTCATCCTGTCTGGGACATCACCAGAGCATCTCCACTGTGGCAGCTGGCTCTGAAATGTGTTGGCCAAGCAGGGGGCATGAGAAGCCCCTGAGCTGAGGGACTTGTCCATGCCATGTCTCACAGACAGTTGGGACTCTGTGCTGGCTATGCTCCAGGCATGAACTTTCCCTGTGTGCTGAGTTCAAGCCCTGCCACTAAGCTGGATCTTGGGCTCAGCACCTGGGCCATGagagcacagctctgccctggcaaGTAAAGCTGGGCTTGCTCCGTGAGGACCTTAGGGAGCCAGCATGTTCCAGCCTCACCCCTGGAGCCTGAGGGCTTCCCATCAGTGAGTCTGACAGGAATCAGCTGCAGCTTCTTTCCCAGGGACTGCTGGATGGGAGAGGTGGCAcccgggctgctgctgcccggaGCAGGGTGGCTCTGCCACCCATCCTtcccagcaggacctgctgggaCCATGTGCCCGAGTGGCTCCTGACCTGCCTGTTTCTCCAGGGAAAGCCTCAGCCCGAGGTGAGCTGGACCAAGGGAGGGCAGCCCCTGGACACCAACCGCATCAACATCCGCAACACGGCTCAGGACACCATCTTCTACATCCGCCAGGCCCAGCGCGGGGACTCGGGCAAGTACGAGCTCACCGTGCAGATCAACGGAGCCGAGGACAAGGCTACCCTGGACATCCAGGTGGTTGGTGAGCTGAGGATGGGACCCTGCAGGGTCACTCTGGGGCTCATTTCTCCTCCTTAGCTGGGTAGGTCTTGTTCTGGGCGGGATGTGATGGGACAGCAACAAGGCAAGGGACCCTGGAGTCTCTGTTCCAGTGGGATCCTCAACAGGATCATGCAGGTGAACCCCTCTGGTTGGGGATGCAGAGTTTCTGCCAGCCCTTGCCCCGTGCAGCTTCTCATCCCTTGTGTGCTGCACCAGGGTGAGAAGAGATGAAAAGCGAGGTGAAGGGATGGTCAAGGTACAGAATGTGGGTGGAGCAAACCGGGATGTCACCCTGAGGGcgtttgtgtttgcagagccACCCGGCCCTCCCCAGAACCTGAAGCTGGTGGATGTGTGGGGCTTTAATGTGGCCCTGGAGTGGACTCCCCCTGTGGACAACGGGAATTCTGAGATCAAGGGCTACAGGGTGCAGAAGTCAGACAAGAAGAGTGGGGTGAGCctggccactcctgctgcttgGGGATGCCCTGATGGGAGAGGGGCAGCTGCACTCCCTGCCTCCCCCCACACCTTCTCCATCCTTGTCACAGCCTGTCTTTTCTCACtactctcttttttcctcctttttccctcccagaaaTGGTTCACGGTGCTGGAGCGCTGCACCCGCACCAGCTGCACCATCTCCGACCTCATCATCGGCAACACCTACTCCTTCCGAGTGTTCTCCGAGAACATCTGCGGGCTCAGCGACAGCGCTGCCGTCGCCTCTGGGGTGGCCTGCATCGAGAAGACAAGTGGGGACACGTCCctggctgaggggctggggagggtggTGGCCAAGAGGGGTCCTGACCAGTGGGCCAGTGGGGCTTCCTCAGAGTTGTGCTGATGCTGCTGGGCCGGTCCCCAGGACAAGACCAGCAGGGGTGAGGCTGAGCACCCCCAAGGTCCAGAGGTCCCCTGCCCCCCTTCTGCACCTCATTTCTCCTTTGGGGAAAACTTGTGCCGTGCTCAGCCCCCTGGGAGGAACCAAGGCATGGACATCCCTGGGACGAGAtggaagcaggagctgggaagggtcaGAACAGCCCTGGCTTTGGCCCTGCAGCTCAGGGCCAAATCTCCAACCAGCCCCGCTCTCCTTGCATCTATTTCCATCCTTCTCCCTGGTAGCACACAGTGACCTGCGGTCTCTGCCACCTGCAGATATTCCCTCCAGCTCTTATTTCTGTGCACTGAGATTTGAGGATGGACTGGGAGATCCAGAGTGTGCCTGGCCTGGGTCTGACCTGCTGCACACAGGATGTGTCACAGTGGGTTTGGGGATTGGCATCCCCCCTGTTCCTAACAGGGCCAGGGCACTACCATGGCATGAGTGCACGAGGAAACAGGGCTGTCTGAGCTCAGGGCCAGGTCCTTGGGTCAGGCCAGGTGACATCTGGCCTCTTACGTGAGGGAACAGAAGTGGTTTTGGGTACCTTGTGCTGAATCCCTGTGTTGGTCAGCCCAGGAGCCGGAGCTCTGCCTCAGCTAGAATTCATTATTTCCTCAGAAACCACTTACCAGCCGGAGAAGATCCCCCAGCGGGACATGATGGAGCCTCCAAAGTTCACGCAGCCCCTGACAGACCGAACGACAACGCGGGGCTACAGCACTCACCTCTTCTGCTCCGTCCGGGGCTTCCCCCAGGTCAGTGCTTCCCCCATGGGCAGCACCACCCTGGCCCGGGGAcatcagtggggttttttgcaagGAGGCTGGAGGTGTCTGGGAGATGGTTGCTGCTGTTGGATTAGGGTTGGATTGAGGTCAagaggctgcagctgccctCTGAGTCAAACTGGAGCACATTCAGGCTGTTTCTGCATGGAGATGGGAGACTGGTCTTAAATCAAGCCATGTCTTGTTTCCTCTGTGCTGGGGGAGGAAGGGTGGAGCAGTGGTTAGGGCTCACAAGTGGGAGATTTGGATCTTCAAAATGCTTCTGGCTGTGAATCCCACCATGGCCACAAGCTTCAGGCAGGGCAAGGCAAAGACAGAGAGAGGTAACTGTATTTTGGGGCCAGTTGATTTCTCATTTCTCATTTCTCTCCCTGCTTTAAACTTTCAGCCAAAAATCATCTGGTTGAAAAATCAGATGGAGATCCGGGAAGACCCCAAATACATAGCACTGATTGATCAGGGCGTGTGCTCGCTGGAAATCCGCAAACCTGGCCCTTTCGATGGGGGTGTTTACACCTGCAAGGCTGTGAACCCCCTGGGGGAAGCCTCAGTAGACTGCAAACTGGATGTGAAAGGTGAGATTGgctgaggggaaggaggagcaggagcccttgccttgccctgtcTTTTCCTTGTCCCACTTTCCCGGTGCTCTGTTTTGTCCCTGTTTTGTGTTGATCTTGGTTGTGAGGGAGTTTGAGGACACCAGGCAGCCCTGTGGAGCTGCAACTTTGGGCTTCTTGGGTTTATGGTCTTGAAGCATCTTGAAATCACCTTTCCTtattcatggggaaaaaaagggagaggaaacCAGAAATGGcagagccagaggagctgctggaggcctGGCCCAGCGCTGGCTGCCCCCGCTCCTGTCCCAGGCGTGGGGGGTGTGTGTCAATCTCCTCCCCTGCACCTGGGCCGCTCTGATTTATGTCTCGGGATCCTGCCTGCACTTCCCAGCTCACATTTCCCTGTCTCAGCAGAGCATCTGGAGCAGCCCTTGCACAGACCTGCCCCACGTTGCTCCGCATGGCCCCTCCTCAGCCCATGGGAGGATCACTGCCCACACACCCTCTGCGTGTTCCTGTGCCAGCCACGTGTCCTTAAACACTTCTATTTCCCCTCCCGTGGCTTCTGAGCACACTCTTGTCCCCAGACACCCTCTGCCCCACTTCCCATGCAGGCAGGGTTCCAATCTGGCAGCCCTAGCACCTCAGTCCCTGTGGAAGCTCCAGGGCTGTTGATGTGGCACAGGGTATGTGGCACAGGGTATGTGGCACGGGGTGAGTGCTCAgctctgtgggagctgctgctggacccTCCAGGAGCGCTGacccagccagcccagctcctgcagccccacaggCCCATccccagtgcagctgtgcaggggctcGGTAGAGTCACAGAACAATGGAATGgtctgggtgggaagggacctcaaagctcatcccattcccaccccctgccacgggcagggacaccttccaccagcccagggtgctccaagccccatccagcctggccttggacactgccagggatggggcagccacagctgctctgggcaccctgtgccagggcctccccaccctccttcccaatatcccatccatccctgccctctggcactgggaagccattcccccttgtcctgtctctccatcccttgtctcaagtccctctccagctctc
Above is a window of Aphelocoma coerulescens isolate FSJ_1873_10779 chromosome 26, UR_Acoe_1.0, whole genome shotgun sequence DNA encoding:
- the MYBPH gene encoding myosin-binding protein H, which codes for MTGKTAPPAKKPAPAAAKKKAAPAPKEEAAPKEEATPKEEATPKKEAAPAAEESPAPEQPPAPTDEAAPIPTEAGAEATPAPAEGSPAPPAEPPAPEPKPEKPKEEPPSCPLSLAVEEVSENSFTLTWKAPEQTGRAGLDGYVVEICKDGSSDWKAVNQEPFLSTRYTIPNLSSGDKIHVRVVAVSASGASVPAALEQPVLIREILQLPRIRMPRHLRETYIRHVGDAVNIMIPFQGKPQPEVSWTKGGQPLDTNRINIRNTAQDTIFYIRQAQRGDSGKYELTVQINGAEDKATLDIQVVEPPGPPQNLKLVDVWGFNVALEWTPPVDNGNSEIKGYRVQKSDKKSGKWFTVLERCTRTSCTISDLIIGNTYSFRVFSENICGLSDSAAVASGVACIEKTKTTYQPEKIPQRDMMEPPKFTQPLTDRTTTRGYSTHLFCSVRGFPQPKIIWLKNQMEIREDPKYIALIDQGVCSLEIRKPGPFDGGVYTCKAVNPLGEASVDCKLDVKVPK